In Fusarium verticillioides 7600 chromosome 4, whole genome shotgun sequence, the following proteins share a genomic window:
- a CDS encoding murein transglycosylase: MKGSLVFLAGLFAPLALAQSLCDQYSYYANGGYEFNNNRWGQGSGSGSQCTYIDWSNSNGAGWHVDWTWSGGQDNVKAYPNSALQITNKRIVSSISNMQSAAAWSYSGTNVRANVAYDLFTASDPNHSTSSGDYELMIWLGRYGNVQPIGSKQTTVNIEGRSWDLWVGMNGSMKVFSFVAPSPVNNFNSDVKQFFNYLANSQSYPASRQYLLTFQFGTEPFTGSNAKLTVTNFNAHVN; the protein is encoded by the exons ATGAAGGgctctcttgtcttcctcgcCGGGCTTTTCGCCCccctcgccctcgcccaGTCTCTGTGCGACCAATACTCCTACTACGCCAATGGCGGCTATGAGTTCAACAACAACCGCTGGGGTCAGGGTTCCGGCTCTGGATCTCAGTGCACTTACATCGACTGGTCAAACAGCAACGGCGCCGGATGGCACGTTGACTGGACCTGGTCCGGCGGCCAGGACAACGTCAAGGCGTACCCCAACTCTGCTCTCCAGATCACGAACAAGCGCATCGTCAGCTCCATCAGCAACATGCAGTCTGCTGCGGCTTGGTCCTACAGTGGCACAAACGTCCGCGCCAACGTTGCCTACGATCTCTTCACGGCTTCTGACCCCAACCATAGCACCTCCAGTGGTGACTATGAGCTCATGATCTG GCTCGGCCGATATGGTAACGTTCAGCCTATTGGATCTAAGCAGACCACCGTCAACATTGAGGGTCGTAGCTGGGATCTCTGGGTGGGCATGAACGGAAGCATGAAGGTCTTCAGCTTCGTCGCCCCCAGCCCcgtcaacaacttcaactctGATGTTAAGCAATTCTTCAACTACCTTGCCAACAGCCAGAGCTACCCCGCCAGCAGGCAGTATCTTCTCA CCTTCCAATTCGGTACCGAGCCTTTCAC TGGAAGCAATGCTAAGCTCACTGTCACCAACTTCAACGCCCACGTCAACTAA